From bacterium:
CCTCTTTTATCTTTATGTGCATTGTTTTTTTGACACAACCATAAAATTTTCAGTTTAGAAAGTTGTTTTAAAAAAATTCCTAATAAAATATATCCCAAACCCTGCAAGTGTTACACCGCAAATTTTCATTATTATTCTATATACTTTATTAGAGAAGAACTTATTGCCTTTACTTAAAATAAAAGAGACCAAACTATACCAACCTGTATCAGCAAGGATATGTCCCAGAAAGAAAACAATTATAGCAATTATCCCTAATTTTTGTACTGAAAGAACCAGTCCCACCCCTACAGTAAACCACCAGAGTACCCAGTAGGGGTTACTTAAAGTTATTGTTATTCCAAGAAAAGGAAGACCTGAAAGTTTTTTTAAAGAATTATCTTTTTCAAAAGAGAGAGATACGTTACTTCTTAACATACCCACACCCAAAAATATTAAAATACCACCTCCAATCAGAGATATTGTTCTAATAGAGATAGGGTTTTGAATAAAATGTGAAGGTCCCAAGATTATAGCAACAACAACTAACACCTCGACTATAGCGTGACCTATAATAATTAAAGGACCTGTCCTGAAACCATATACAGGACTTTTTGCTATAACCGAAGTAAGAAGAGGTCCTGGTGCAAGGGCTCCTGTAAGGGATATAGTAAAAGAAAATATAAATATAGAAAGCAGGTTATCCATCCTATTATTATACCACTATTGTGAATATACATCAAAGGTTCTTAAAAGATTATAACATTGAAAAATACTTTAAAACTTTTCAACTTGTATAATGGTATAAGGTCAAAATAATTGACAAAATCAAGAGAAAATAGGTA
This genomic window contains:
- a CDS encoding LysE family translocator, whose translation is MDNLLSIFIFSFTISLTGALAPGPLLTSVIAKSPVYGFRTGPLIIIGHAIVEVLVVVAIILGPSHFIQNPISIRTISLIGGGILIFLGVGMLRSNVSLSFEKDNSLKKLSGLPFLGITITLSNPYWVLWWFTVGVGLVLSVQKLGIIAIIVFFLGHILADTGWYSLVSFILSKGNKFFSNKVYRIIMKICGVTLAGFGIYFIRNFFKTTF